AGATAGGGGCGCTGGACAATCCCGTTGCCCCAGGCCGCCCAGATACCCGCTGGTGACCACCGCCCCACCAAGTCCCGAATCAAATCGCCATTCTCCTGAAGCCACGGGTCGGGGAGCTGCCAGGGCAACTCGTCGGGATGCAAGCAGCGCAGAGGACACAGGTTCACCAGCACAAACCCGTCAAACCCCGCTTGCTGCGTGATGCGTCGCACCTTGGTCAGGGTTGGGTCTGGTTGGGTCGGGGTCGCACGGCTGGGATTGAGACCCACCACCAGCAGCATCCGCCGGCCCGATTGTCCGAGGGCAAAGCGCAACCCCGGTCTTGCCACGTAAATGTCCACCTCTTGGTGTATGGTGGCCTTGGTCAAAGTATAGCCTCATGTCGCTATGCACAGCATGTTTGACATAAGCAGCGACCGGAACCCTTGACGCTTCGGGGTTGGCCGCTACTTGCTTGCAACAGCGATATGTGGAAGTAGCTGAATTTAAGCAGTAGGGAACCTGCTGTCTTTGCCCATAGCTCATGTCAAGTTTTTCGATTTGATAGCTGCGCTGCTTCCGCTTGTCAGGGAGATGGCAGGAAGATCAGGAACAGAATCTTGCAACTTTAAGACAAACGGCTCAACGATGGCTCTAAGTCAGGGAACCAACCGCACAAACTTGCTCTTGCCCAGTTTCAGCACCCGTCCCACCAACTGCGCCGGGTCGTCGCATTGCCAGTCCACGTCAGTGATGCGTTGGTCATCCAGTCGCACTGCGCCCCCTTGCATCTGCCGGCGGGCTTCGCTGCTGCTGCGACACAACCCACTGGCCGCCAGTAAATAAAACAATTTCACCGGAAACTGCACCCCTTGCAAGGAAAATTCGGGAATTTTACCAGCCTCAGCCAAAGCGGCTTGCTCGGCGGCTTCCTTGCCGTGATAAAACGCCGTGACGGTATAGGCCAACAATTTTTGTTGTTCCCTGGGATTGGGCGGCAATTGCTCTAGCGGTAAATCGGTCAACAGTTCAAAGTACTGGGGCAGCAGGTGGTCGGGAATCTTTTGCAGTTTTTGGTACATGACGCTGGGGTGGTCTTGTAAGGCAATGTAATTCTCCAGGGATTTCGACATTTTTTGGACCCCGTCCGTTCCTATCAGAATGGGCACCAGCACACCGAATTGCGGGGGTTGACCAAAATGGCGTTGTAAATCTCGGCCTACGGCAATGTTGAATTTTTGATCAGTCCCCCCGATTTCCACATCGGCCTGCACCGCTACCGAGTCGTACCCCTGCAACAAGGGATAGAGAAATTCGTGCAAAAAAATGGGGTGGTTCTGGCTATAGCGCTCGGCAAATCCTTCTTTGGCTAGCATTTGCCCCACCGTCATGGTGCTGAGCAGGTTGATAATTTCCTTTAAGTCCAATCGCGCCAACCAGGTGGAGTTGTAGTGAATTTCCAGGCGGCCCGGCGTCTCGAAATCCAAAATCGGGCGAATCTGGTCGAGATAGGTCTGGGCATTGGCCTGCACCTGTTCAGCCGTCAGCGGGGGACGCGCTTCACTCCGGCCCGTGGGGTCGCCAATTTGCGCCGTAAAATCCCCGATAATCAAAACGGCGATATGGCCAGCATCCTGAAACGCCCGCAATTTCCGCAAGGGAATACTGTGCCCCAGGTGCAACAGGCTGCCTGTGGGGTCCACGCCCAGTTTCACGCGCAAGGGCCGGTCGGTGGTTTGCAGCAAACGGGTCAAGCACTGGCGGGGGTCTTCACTCTCCGGCTGGTGGGGGAACACTTCGACCACACCCCGCGTCATCAGGCCCGCCGAGTCTGCTATGCTCACAGATAGTTCCCTCCTTCACCGTGTGTTGATCTTAACAAGCCGGTTTTCCGCCTGTGTCCAGTAAAGCGTTAAGTTCAAGTCGGCGGCGTTCACCCCTAGCGCTGGTTCTGGGGGCTGGGCGCGCTTTGTTGCAATGGACGGGCGTGACGCTGATGGGGGTGGCGTTGGTGGGGACGGCGGGCGCGGCGGGTTTCA
The DNA window shown above is from Gloeomargarita sp. SKYB120 and carries:
- a CDS encoding DUF1643 domain-containing protein; amino-acid sequence: MDIYVARPGLRFALGQSGRRMLLVVGLNPSRATPTQPDPTLTKVRRITQQAGFDGFVLVNLCPLRCLHPDELPWQLPDPWLQENGDLIRDLVGRWSPAGIWAAWGNGIVQRPYLSESLQTLWPDLSDRAWWCYGPLTRQGHPRHPVRAGYGLALLPFDAARYVQRLKTPSGSNAVQTHPRECAALGSAGFGGDRALGSGLPTGWLPPATAPARLGQRRSAMSGNC
- the tyrS gene encoding tyrosine--tRNA ligase, producing the protein MSIADSAGLMTRGVVEVFPHQPESEDPRQCLTRLLQTTDRPLRVKLGVDPTGSLLHLGHSIPLRKLRAFQDAGHIAVLIIGDFTAQIGDPTGRSEARPPLTAEQVQANAQTYLDQIRPILDFETPGRLEIHYNSTWLARLDLKEIINLLSTMTVGQMLAKEGFAERYSQNHPIFLHEFLYPLLQGYDSVAVQADVEIGGTDQKFNIAVGRDLQRHFGQPPQFGVLVPILIGTDGVQKMSKSLENYIALQDHPSVMYQKLQKIPDHLLPQYFELLTDLPLEQLPPNPREQQKLLAYTVTAFYHGKEAAEQAALAEAGKIPEFSLQGVQFPVKLFYLLAASGLCRSSSEARRQMQGGAVRLDDQRITDVDWQCDDPAQLVGRVLKLGKSKFVRLVP